In the genome of Rhizobium etli 8C-3, one region contains:
- a CDS encoding metal ABC transporter permease, producing MTAYDIFLAPFADYGFMRRALVACLCLGLGAGPIGVFLMLRRMSLMGDAMSHAVLPGAAIGYLVAGSLSLTAMGIGGLIAGLSVALLSGIVSRTTALQEDASFASFYLASLALGVLIVSLRGSNIDLLHVLFGTVLAIDAPSLLQIGAITSVTLVVLAAIYRPLVAECFDPGFLKAVGGRGPVYHVLFLLLVVLNLVASFQALGTLMAVGLMMLPAVIAQLWSRRLPSMMAIAVISATFSGYLGLVASYHLELASGPTIIMTAAAIYVLSILLAPAGLARRLFPRPRLSG from the coding sequence ATGACGGCCTACGACATCTTCCTCGCGCCGTTTGCCGATTACGGTTTCATGCGCCGCGCACTCGTCGCCTGCCTCTGCCTTGGTCTCGGCGCCGGCCCGATCGGCGTCTTCCTCATGCTGCGGCGCATGAGCCTGATGGGCGATGCGATGAGTCATGCCGTGCTGCCGGGTGCGGCGATCGGCTACCTGGTTGCGGGATCGCTGTCGCTGACTGCCATGGGCATCGGCGGCCTCATCGCCGGGCTCTCCGTCGCGCTGCTTTCCGGCATCGTCAGCCGAACGACGGCGCTGCAGGAGGATGCCAGCTTCGCAAGCTTCTATCTCGCCTCGCTGGCGCTCGGCGTGCTGATCGTTTCGCTGCGCGGATCGAATATCGACCTGCTGCATGTGCTCTTCGGCACCGTTCTGGCGATCGACGCTCCTTCTCTCCTCCAGATCGGGGCGATCACCTCGGTCACGCTCGTCGTTCTCGCCGCCATATACCGGCCGCTGGTGGCCGAATGCTTCGACCCAGGGTTCCTCAAAGCCGTCGGCGGCCGCGGACCTGTCTATCATGTGCTTTTCCTGCTGCTCGTCGTGCTCAACCTCGTCGCCAGCTTCCAGGCCCTCGGCACGCTGATGGCCGTTGGGCTGATGATGCTGCCAGCGGTAATCGCACAGCTCTGGTCACGCCGCCTGCCATCGATGATGGCGATCGCGGTGATCAGCGCCACCTTCTCCGGCTATCTCGGCCTTGTCGCCTCCTACCATCTCGAGCTCGCCTCCGGTCCGACCATCATCATGACGGCGGCGGCAATCTACGTGCTTTCCATCCTCCTCGCGCCGGCGGGCCTTGCCCGGCGCCTCTTTCCCCGCCCGCGTCTTTCGGGCTGA
- a CDS encoding cupin domain-containing protein, translating to MSPFRNAVVSLPGKERIAKTPFGAKIVIHATAAETGGTVGMWETFTPPGQGPAPHTHTRETEVFRVVRGLYRFQCGDEEFDAPPGTVVVLPPHVRHGWRNISDEPGQMFGTVTPGGCEQLFIDIEASCADTPEKIAVIEARLGIINDMTLALGLAGLDQS from the coding sequence ATGTCACCTTTCCGGAATGCAGTTGTCTCTTTGCCTGGCAAGGAGCGCATAGCAAAGACGCCTTTTGGTGCAAAGATTGTAATTCATGCCACGGCCGCAGAGACTGGAGGCACTGTCGGAATGTGGGAAACCTTCACTCCGCCGGGTCAAGGCCCGGCTCCCCACACTCACACGCGAGAGACTGAAGTCTTTCGCGTGGTCCGTGGACTATATCGTTTCCAATGCGGTGACGAGGAGTTCGACGCACCTCCAGGAACTGTCGTCGTTCTGCCACCACATGTGCGACACGGTTGGCGAAATATAAGCGACGAACCCGGCCAGATGTTCGGCACCGTCACCCCTGGTGGTTGCGAGCAATTGTTTATCGACATCGAGGCTTCTTGTGCCGACACCCCCGAGAAAATCGCAGTGATCGAAGCGCGTCTAGGGATCATCAATGATATGACGCTGGCTCTCGGATTGGCAGGCTTGGATCAGAGCTGA
- a CDS encoding metal ABC transporter ATP-binding protein: protein MSGALITLDNLTVAYDRHPAVHHVSGSILAGSLTAIAGPNGAGKSTLLKAIMGELRPAEGRISHKLQRTDFGYLPQAAEINRRFPISVFDAVLFGAWRSSGAFGRVLAHEADKAREALCAVGLEGFEKRHIGSLSAGQFQRVLFARLLLQDAKLMLLDEPFTAIDARTTKDLLDIVARWHGCGRTVVAVLHDFDQVRAHFPQTLLIARTLIGWGPTGHVMSPANLLKARAMAERWDEDARPCEPAA, encoded by the coding sequence ATGAGCGGCGCGTTGATCACGCTCGACAACCTGACCGTCGCCTATGATCGCCACCCGGCAGTGCATCATGTTTCCGGCTCCATTCTCGCCGGCAGCCTGACGGCGATCGCGGGACCAAACGGCGCAGGTAAATCGACGCTTCTGAAAGCCATCATGGGCGAGCTGCGGCCGGCCGAGGGGCGGATTTCTCATAAGCTGCAGCGCACCGATTTCGGCTACCTGCCGCAAGCGGCTGAAATTAACCGGCGCTTTCCGATCTCGGTCTTCGACGCCGTGCTTTTCGGTGCGTGGCGAAGCAGCGGCGCCTTCGGACGCGTGTTGGCCCATGAGGCCGACAAGGCCCGCGAAGCGCTTTGCGCAGTCGGCCTCGAGGGTTTCGAGAAACGCCATATCGGCTCTTTGTCGGCCGGGCAGTTCCAACGCGTGCTCTTTGCCCGGCTGCTGCTGCAGGATGCCAAGCTCATGCTGCTCGACGAGCCGTTCACGGCCATCGACGCCCGCACGACAAAGGACCTGCTCGATATCGTCGCGCGCTGGCACGGCTGCGGGCGGACCGTCGTTGCGGTGCTGCACGATTTCGACCAGGTGCGGGCGCATTTCCCGCAGACGCTGCTGATCGCGCGGACTCTGATCGGCTGGGGGCCGACCGGCCACGTGATGTCGCCCGCCAATCTCCTCAAGGCGCGTGCCATGGCCGAGCGCTGGGACGAGGATGCAAGACCCTGCGAGCCTGCGGCATGA
- a CDS encoding winged helix-turn-helix transcriptional regulator, giving the protein MNNQNLLDEPCPIARSLAFIGDAWSMLILRDANAGLTRFDEFRKSLGIAPTILTRRLAMLTEEGLLEKRRYLDRPPREEYVLTAAGRDFLPVLFMIGAWGCKYRGGGKLTRFVDAEAGTEIDPIAVDGVTGARIGSRAIRVVKPE; this is encoded by the coding sequence ATGAACAATCAGAATCTTCTAGACGAGCCGTGCCCCATCGCGCGCAGCCTGGCATTTATCGGCGACGCGTGGAGCATGTTGATTCTCAGGGATGCGAATGCGGGCCTCACTCGTTTTGACGAGTTCCGCAAAAGTCTCGGCATTGCACCCACGATCCTGACACGTCGTCTCGCGATGCTGACGGAGGAGGGCTTGCTGGAAAAGCGGCGCTACTTGGATCGGCCCCCGCGAGAAGAATACGTGCTGACGGCTGCCGGACGCGACTTTCTACCGGTGCTCTTCATGATCGGCGCATGGGGATGCAAGTACCGCGGCGGCGGCAAGCTGACACGGTTTGTGGACGCTGAAGCTGGAACGGAGATTGATCCCATCGCCGTGGATGGCGTTACCGGCGCACGGATCGGGTCTCGGGCGATACGCGTTGTCAAGCCGGAATGA